The window ATGCAGTGCTAGACTCATACTTCCAATTGGGAGCCAATACACTCTTGGTCTTGTAATATCTGGCCAAACGGTGGATACGTGATTCAACCAAAATAAGCCTGAATTTACTATCCTTGTCTTTCCTATTTCTCTCCAAATGCTTGCGGATAGCTACGGCCTTCTTAATCAGATAATACAAATCTTCAGGTAGATCCGGAACAAGACCCATTGCTTTCATGAGCCGAAGAATTTTGTTTCCAGAAACAAAACGCACTTGGGCTACTCCATATGAATCCCTGAGGATTACTCCTGTGAATGTGATTATGTCGTGTTGGCccttatattaattttgatagtCGTTTAGGGACTCACCAATTTGAGAAGGGGTAAGTCCCTTTTTCCCTAACTTCATGATGTGGTCTTTGACCTCTTCAGGAGTTACTTTAAGCCATGTGGGGACACTGCGTCTGTAGGGAAGGGCTGATTGGGCAATACCCTTGCtgaaaagataaataataagaaaaacacCTTAAAAACGTTGATGACCACGCGGGCATCTAACCTCAATACTGGTCAATGTTGTTTTGTAATGGGGTTTATAATGGGGTAAAAGGTAAGAAACCACAATGAGGAACGTTTTAGGGGACATTAGGGATGTACTATGAGTTTTTGTACGTACCCAGGTGCATGCATACGACCCATTTTTTCGGGTTTTTTTAGTAAATCCTGTCTCAAACAGCAAGGACAAGCGAAAgaatttaaagaaagaaatggCCGAGCAAGTGTGACAGATGTACGTCAGAATTCTATGTAGCGATGCCGCCCTCTATTAATAGAAAGGCTAAGTTATATGTCTTTACCTTTGTTTATATACGATAAGTAAAAGAAGACAAAAATATGCTCAACTACTCTGAAAGGAGAAAGGAGTTATGGGCTACTACGCAGGTCTGTCGCTGACAAAAGGAACAAGAAACGTCAGtgatgaaaatgtgaaataaaaatataataatgatGGCttccttttaattttcttcgaaATTATCCCGAAAAATTACCCATTAATACCTAATACCTAACTGAAACCCCaggataatttaaaaaagcgttATTTCAATGCACTGTGCAGTGTAAAATACAGCCATCAAAGAACCAGTTAAAGCCAAAAATGAGTGGTGATGAAAATGACATGGTGGGTCGGAAACGCAAGAGGAGACCTGGAAAAATGGACAGTTCCGCTAGTAGCTCAAGTACGAGCAGCGGGAGCCCTTTTGGGTCTTCATCCTCCAATGTAAGGCGAAGAAAAGTTAATCTTTTCAGGGATTCCACAGAGTCAGAGAGCAGCGAAGAGTCAGATGTGGTTgtcaaaaggaaaaaagttggagtatgtatatttttgtgtgtgtttattgatattttgtaaggcagatattttatttggatGTTGCTTCTAATGGTTTCTTTAAGCTGGATTTATAAATTCACATAATTTAGGGCTAATCCAATTAGCATCATGTAAAAGAGataaaacaacaaacataGAAAGCTGCATTCTGCCATTTATAAAGCCCTTGAACTAGGTATTAACATTTTAGAATGTGCAGCTTTTTACATTATGTCATGTTACTTTGCCTTTATCTTATGTTAACTACATCTATAAATTTTGCTTTGCTGGTCCTGCATGCAAACATGTAAATCTAGCTTATTGAATCTGTAAGATCTAATAAATCACCAATTACATCATATAGATTCAATAAGCCATTAAGAATCAATGATTATATTCAATGATACAAGACGATAttcgtaataataataatcatccTTAGAGATATTCTATTTTCTTATTGGTCTTTAGTGAGCAAACAGCTTATATAAATTACAATTCTGTGTTTTTTCTCTCACACTTCATGTTACAATGACCTTCAAATATGATACATCACAGTAAAGAAGTTCAATCTATACCTAATCACAAAGTAGGTCCACAGTGTTTTTaaagtacaatttttaaataaaccatCCTgtaatttatagaattttagataaaatcaataatttatattacaatatttaacattaacattCTCTTCCAATAGAAAGTAGATTCGGATTCGGACTTCTCAAGTGATAACGATTCCAGTCCAATAATTCCAAGAAGAAGAATATTTCATGCTCACCTCAATCTCAGCAAGTCTGATGATTCCGATGAGTCTGACTCCAGTGTGTCTGACGTGATTGTCCCACGCAGACTAGGAAACAGTGTTCCATTGCTGCTTTCTGAACAAGAGGATGAAAGTGATCAATGGGTGATAGGTGATGATGGGTCGGATTCTGAACCACGTTGCTGTTATGATCATCGTTTAAAAGAAGCTGGAAAAGGGGTATGATGTAATTgaattgtgaattttctttttaattgttttgtttttattataaacagCAGCAATGTGGTCCAATAGAGCCCAACACCTCAATATTAACAGAGGAAAAGAACATTGATTCAGACTCTAGTGAAGGGAATTCAGAGAAGTGTCCTATTTGCCTTATTTCCTTTCGGTTACAAGAGGTAAGGTTGGTGAAAGAATAAAGTCGTTAAAGTGTAGCCCaatattttgccaatttaGGTGGGCATACCTGAGAATTGTGAACATAAATTTTGTCTGGAATGCATTGAAGAGTGGTCCAAAAACATGAATACTTGTCCCGTCGATAGAAAAGAATATAAGTAAGTATTGATGGTTTTGTTTTGTGAAATTGGCTAGAACGATGTATTCCTCAGTTCAATAACAGTGAGAAAGTGCCTCAATGGCAAAGTTCTAAGGGAAATACCTATACAAAAGCCAGAAAGACAAGAGGACCCAATTATTATTGAAGACCCCactttttgtgaaatttgCGGCTCCAGCGAAGACGAAGACAGACTTTTACTGTGTGATGGTAACCCCATAGTTCCTTAGGATATTTTTTCGCGatactttacattttttattagggTGCGATCTGGGTTTTCACCTCTACTGCCTCAATCCGCCTCTAGACGAAGTCCCCGAAGGCGCTTGGTATTGCAACCTTTGTGGCCCTGAGGTCAATCACACCATAGATTTCGATGAAGTGGCCGCTTTAATGGACGACGCTGATGAATTACTCGAAGGCATCCCTTTTGAACTTCTTCACGCTAGACGCACGTCAAGGAGGTGATGTAGTCGTTCTTTATATTCATTTCAATATAGCTTATTATACGAGCTTACCAAATTTGAGTGTAGTAAATGTGTGTTATAATTTTgcctataaaaaaaactcgattatttttgagaatttggcgtttttttgttaatttgaaTCACGGAATAGACCTTGCGGAAAATTATAAGGTAATTTGGCGCTTTTACCAAaataacaagaaattttaaattcaaatctcaataaattttattgtgcgataatttatatattcgcctaaattttaagtaaaatgttaatttgcGTTGTTTTGTTCACTCTGCCAATGCAACCTAATTTCATTTAGGGACTTCTGAAAGACATTGCATATAAGCTGTGAATGAATTACCGATATTGCCGGACTATGcgagttttctttttttttttcggttaGAACACTGCTTCttgcagcaaaaaaaaataattcaatctagacataaatataatattatttccttAATTGGGTGGTGACAGGTGAGGCACTCTTACTTAATAGGTGGCGTGGATAACTGCTTTTTCCTATTGACAGATTGGTACCCAGGACCAGACAATCGGAACTGGTTAGGCGTCGCGTGGAGAACAACAGAAACCAACGCCGCCAACTTCAACCTCAGGACGAAAACACTCCATCCACATCTAACGGTCGTGTCAGCTCTACGAAGGTGTCAAGCACGACTAAAAAACGGAGAAAGTCCAAAAAACGAGTTTCTAAACCTCGGTACAAGACAGTTTGGGTGTTGAACGAGTTGGGAGAGGCTGTACCTGTGAAGAAGGCCAGGGTACGCAAGACTAGGAAGAGACGAAAACGCACTAAAACTGAGAAAAGTGTGAAGAGACGTTTGGCTTCGCAGCTAGGAATTTGCGCTTCACAGCAGTCAGTACAGTCTTTTCCTGATGTTACAATTTCCAGCGCTGCAAATTTAGGCCATAGGCGGTTTCAAGCGGGAATTCCAAGTTTGGATATACACGGGACTATGAATCGACTGGATTATTTCTCTCAATCCGAAGATGAGGGAATATCCAATGAAAATGATGTGGGAGGTGTGCATACTCTCTTAGCACGAAGACCTGTGAATTCTACAGATGTTTTACGAAGAATATCAAGAAGAAAGGCTGCAGTAATCAACATCCCCACTGTCTCTAGTTCCACTGATATATTGGACAGCATAATGAATTCTCAAGAGAAGCTTCTTTCCAGGAATTCGGTGATTTCAGTAGTCGACTCTTCAGGGAAAATTATCATTGAGGataagaaattattgaataacAACAATCCTTCAAAGCCTGATTTTAATTCCTATTCGGTGAAAGAAACCCCATGGCATGGGCGCAATTACAACTCGGGCTATCGCCAGAATAACAGAAGCAATTGGTCAAATAACCGCAATAACTGGCAGCAAAACAACAGCAACCAAAACAACTACCCACAAAGGCAAGGCAGCAACTTCTTCGGCCAAAGTAGTAGCAACTATAGAGAGCagcaatttcaaaatgatataCCACAAGATTACACTCAGAGGACTTTATGTGAGGCTGAGTTGCTGCATGAGGACGAAAATGATGTGAAGTCCGAAAACAATACTCCTGAAGCTGAAGTGGATGTTTATGGGGACATCGAAAATGTCTCCACCAGTAGAGTAGAAGAAGACTACAGACCTCCCACTCCTCCTCCTGCAGTACAGACTTCCAACACCGATGAGGATAATGATTCGGAATCAGGCATGGTTATTGACACAGATAGAGGGGTGGATGATCCGGTTTCTTCAACCGTACGTTTGGACCAACCCACTTACAGCCCGGGGCAACCTACAGATAGTCCGGATATGTCTCAATACAGCCCGGGAGATCCTACAAATAGTCCTGGTGATGGCCACCTGGTAGAAGAAGCTCAATCTGAGGTAATTCCTGAGTATGATCAAATGGAGGAGCTTAAGTCGGGTTTTGATGAGTTGCAGAAGGATTTTACCTCCGGAGTAAAGGAGTTTCAGATGAATATTAATACAGCCAATGAAGGTTTGAGTagtgaaaataatactgaTACCGAATCTCTGGAAGATAGTGTTGAAAATGAAGTAGTAGAACCTCGAGAAGAATTATTAGAATCTCAAGCCGAATTAATAATAACTCCTGCGGAAAAAGCTCAAGATGATGATGAAGATTCTAATGATGGATGTCcaaattttagcatttactCCAGACAAAGTAAATCTGTGGCTTTAACAACCGATATTTCCCTACCACCAGAACCCGAGGATCCGATAACTGATGAATCCTCGTCTCTACCTCCAATCAATCACAGTGTTACAGTAGAGAAAACTGGTTCAGATCCGAGACTCAATAAAAAACATACCTCTTGGAATCTTGGAGGTTTATACAGTGACTCGGAAGATGAAAGTGTGGTCAAAAAGAGTCAAACTTACGGCATTTCTGATATCAAGGATATGACTGAAGATATTGAGAGTGAAGAAGAGCGCAGCTATACGCCAGTCTTAGACGAAAAGCCCAAGGAGGTCTTCGAAGGCTTGGACACTGAGTTGATCTCTGATGATGACCGGAATGACTTTGACGAATCCCATAACGAACTAAAAACAGCCTCTGATGGGGATGCCTTGGAAATCAACGCAAAAGAGTCGGAAATTGAGTTTACCAGACCTGAGGACTTTGAAGAAGGTGAGATTGTTGATAAAAACAAAGAGAAAGTCGAGCAGGCTCCGTCGCCGGAGAGCACCACTCCTGAGAAGAAGACCACTAAGAAAGACAAGGACgaggaaaaagagaaaaagggAGAGAAAGATgggaagaaaaaaaagaagcaaGAGAAAGAAGCTATTGTCGAAACAGGGGCTAATAAGGAGAACGTCATCAAAGAGGCAAGTTTTAAGAAACTAACCAAAAGCAACAAGGAGCGCAATTATAGAGACAAAGACAAGACGAAAGAGTCATTACGTTCACGTTCTAAAACTCCTGAGACATCTGGTAAGAAGGAAGAGAGTaagaaaaaaagggaaaagcGCAAGGAATTGGAGCGCTACAATGTACGTGCGATTATAGCAGAAAAACCCCGTCATCCGGTCAAGGATCAATTCGGGCGAGATTTGCGCAAATCAGCTACAAAATCCAGAAGTCGCTCATATACTCCTCCATTAGTAGAAAAACCTCCTACAAAATGTACTCCCTCTCCAATAAGAGCCCCTTCCCCAACACCCCGCAAGAGGTCGCTTTCGAGAGGAAGGACGCCCCCAAGGGGACAAAGTGTTGTGTTAGAACAGCGTTCAAAGTCTAGAGATAAAGCTAGCAAACGAAAGCGCAGGTCTAGATCGAGATCTAGGCCCAGAACCAAGAAAAGAAGGCGCTCTGCGAGCCGCAGTAACCGCAGGAAGAAATCCAaagaaaaagggaaaaaaagaagaagaagcaTCAGTCGCACTAAGAGGCATCAATCCCGATCGGTGTCCCCCAGGCGCAGCCGCAGAGAATGGACTCCCTCTTTGTCGAGGTCAATCACTCCCCCCGTACATCACGCTTCTCCCTCTTGGACTCCTCCGAGGAGTGAGGACGTGTTGAGAAACCAAAATCTTACTGTAATCGTGAATAATGAGGCAGCtaagaaaaagaaggaaaagcGCAATAAGGATAAAAGAAGAAAGGACGATTCTCCCTCGAGGAGGAGGCGCAGAGAGAGGGAACGTACTCCCCCTCCTTCCAAAGAGGTTTTTGCTTCTGGCGATAACATACTCGTGAGCGTGAGCTTTAACAACGAAAACGAAAGCCGCGATGTTAGCACCAGAGAAagcagaaaaagaaaagaggCATCTGCGAGTGAGCAACAAAAGAAGAGTAAAGAGCGCaggaataaaaacaaaaaagatctAAGTGGAGTTAAACCTGTGGCCATTATAGACTTGGAGAGGTCCCCCTTTCAAGAAATCGTCTCTTCGCCTAAAGACGTCATAGTTCTAAGCGACAGCGACAATAATGAGACAGATACTAGACATGCAGAGGGTAATGTGTGTGACTCTTCTCAACAAGTGGCTAGTCCTGAGGAAACTCCCAACTACTCCATGGGGCCTAAGACACCCCCTGAGCCTAGCGTAAAATTCTCGTTGCTTCCAAAACCGCAGCAGATACGTGCAATAAACAACCCTCTACATGATCCTTTGGAAGTAGTGGAGGAGGAAACTCAGGACGATCTGAATCAGCACAAAGGCCCCAATACTCCTTCGGAAGAACCCCCAACATCACCTCCTAGTTCCCCGGACGCGTATGATCCGTTTGAGCCTACAAAATCCCCAACTCCAGAGCCTCGAGGAGGGGATAGTGGAGAACAACAAAATAATCAATCAACCTTGGATCCAGAAAAAGGAGGGCAAACTCCTGATATTATTAAATCCCTCACTCCGCCCATGCCAGACATTCAACCAGCAGACTCACAAAGCAGCATCCAAGAGATATCCGAGTCGAAATCACCGGATTTGGCAACGCAACCATCAGGCCAACAAACTCTTATTAGCAAACCCGTAGCTCAAACCGTTCCCTTTAGTCCTGTACAAAGCACTTTGGCTTCAGTGGTTCCAGTGTCGACTACAGTCACCATATCCAGGGTAAATATTCTAAGCTCCGCCATGATTTCTCCGGTCAAGCCCAATCCAGTAAAAATACCCCCTACGAAAGCTGCCATAAAGTCTTTACCCGTCAAGCCAATGCAGTCGAAATCGAGCAAAAAGAAGCAGCAAAATGGAAACAGTTTGGACGAGGTAAACTTGGACTTTGATTCACCATATTCACCTGGATCAAGCGATTATGATGATTTATTTGAACCGCCCAGCGAGCCGGCGAGTGTGGCTAAGTCCAAAAGCTCCAAGAAAGGTGCTGGTAGTGGAAAGAAGGCGTCATCGGCTTTTGATACCCTGTTCGGGTCGCCGAGTTTTAGTAAGAAGACGTCCAAAAAAGGAGGCAAGAAGGACGGATCTAGCACCAAAACCAAACATGTAGGGGTGAAAGTGGACGaggataatttgaaaattctagaAGATATGCCCAATTCTGCGGTGGAAATGCAGGTAAAAGACAAGGTTAGTACGAAAGTACCTTTTACGTTGTAGTAAGTTGGTTTTGGCTGTGttatttggcttattttaGTCAtcgaaacacaaaaattaGGTAAAGTTTTTGCTAAACATTCAAGACATGTTCTGTTTCTAGTTCCTTAAGAAGCTGAATAGGCAAGAACGTGTGGTAGAAGAAGTCAAATTGGTGCTGAAGCcgttttacaataaaaagaaaatcacCAAGGAAGAGTACAAAGATATTATGCGACGAGCCGTTCCCAAGGTAATAGATCATCATAGTGATATTAAGAGAGAATTATTTTGTGTTGTTTTCACAGATATGCCACAATAAAACCGGCGAAATTAACCCGATAAAAATCCGGACTCTTATTGAAGCCTACGTAAAGAAGATAAAGCATAGCAAAAAAGTAACCTCATCTAGCTCATTGCCCCAGAAAGTGGCTTAGATTAAAATGTCCATAGGTCAGGCTCATAATCTCCAAATTTCCAATAAGGCTTAAGCCGTAagagaactttaaaaaattataattattttgtacatattttgtgttataaaaaatatcgaatGCACGACCGCCAAAAAGTGAATGGGGATTTTACGTTGGCATGTAAAAGCGGTGTCCTTAGAAGTATTCTACTCTAATTCAAATTGATGATGAgcatctttaatttaaataacgtAAATCAATTATGTTACATTCACAATgtgaattaatttctttgtaaaTCTTATAAAAGGTTTCTAGAACATATATGGAAATACAGTTTAAGTGATTGTGTATATGGCACaaagctgttttttttttctgaacttCAAGCAAAAACAAGTGTAAAATTGGTTCTCCAAAAACCATTAAATCTTTGTTAGTGCGACAACTTCGCAAATTTGATTATCCAAAAATCTTTGATTTCGATGCGCCAAAATTGAAATCGGAAAACTTTGATTATTTTGGATCAAAAACTTTCATGTTCATGGTATTTTTCTGACAACAGTAAACACGTGTGTCAGATAATCGGCAATGCTAGCCTATAAGTTGCTGTAATTTATTCCAATTACAGATATATCTAAGTTTTGAGTATTCTACTTTTAGTGAAGGATGTACATGTGTTCAGTAAATGGAGCTAGTGCgtttatttagtttatttaatatatcaGTATCACAAATAGAGAGGATTCCCGTAACTAAACATGTTTAAATGACAAGTAATTAAAATCAACTACCTACTTCTTAAACTtccataaatttgaaatcagAACTTCAAGTTTTAGTAATCGCGAATCCAACCCTGTTATTTCCGGCGTCGAATTCAGCGTAGAACTTCCCGATAAAAACATCTCCCAAGATCCATAGCGGCCCATTTGGCGGAGGGATGTCGATTCCCATGAATCCACTCAGGCAGAGGGTTTTGCCCATTTGGCTCACCTACTTACaattaaatgacaaaaaccTTTAAGGAACCGATGCACATCCTTACCCGCAAAACGTAGTCTTTGCCCTCCAAGGTGAAATTCTTGCCTCCAAGAATAAAATCGATGGTCGGTAAATTGGGAATCAGATTGCAATCCACTACGCTTTCTCCGCCAACAATAGGAGTGGCCCCTATGGCTTCATTGATGGCTTTCATCTCTTCTACAGGCCCTGCGATCAAGCTAGTACCTACAATAatccattaaaataataggCAAAGAAACGGCTTTTACAATAATCTGCTCACCAGAATCAGCAATAGCCTCACATCCCCCTTTACAGAAGGCTTTTCCATTCAGCCGGACCATATCCATTTTAAATTGCCAATAGGCCTGGCGATCCACTGGCAAATAGGTGAAATTCCCAGTGTAGTAGTTTGGGTCGGATCCCCCAAGAATCAGTTCTCCTCCTACTTTACCATCAGGGTTTCTAAAGGAATTACATTAATCAGAATTATCACAATCACAATACAAATTGTTCAGctcacaatttaaataaaacctaaaGACAACTATCTTTTATTTCAGCAATAGGCCTTACCTGTTCAGGTAAAAACTAAATACTGGCTGAGTAATTAAGCCTTGATTGGCTATATTATTGAATACAGGCACAACTCCATCAACTGAGATTCTGGGATAGGCCAAACCAAGGATTCCATCGAATTTTGCAGCTACAAAGGCCAAACCTGGTTCACTCAAGGCTTCGGCAAAGGTttgatttttcacatttaCTGAACCAAgctaaaatttttcttctataataaaatttctttttgaagagAATGAACTTACACCAACTGTGTCTGTAGAAAGGAAGCCCGAGAGGCTTCCAGAGCCATAGGTAATGGAAAAGTCTGTTCCATTTTTCTTGTATGTGGAGGATTTAGTGGAGTCATATTTGTTGTGAAGCACTGTACaagagaatattttattaacactATGACCTTTTATCGGCAAAAGTTCAAGCTTGTTTACAGAGCCTGATTTAAAAGTTAACCAATACTaagaacaataaattaataattacttacTACAGGCAATGTTTGTCAAGTGACATTGTTTGGAAGGCACCCAAAGATTAGAGGAGCCAGTATCAAAAAcaacattgaatttttgtgGAGGAGAGCCAATGGAAATTGGACCATAATATTGCGCCTAAAAATAATGCTCTTTGAAATATATTGCTCTGTCATTAGTTTAATTGTTTCAACTACACTTTGCACCATCACACTGAGAAATGCACATAAGAAAATCTATGTGTTTTTCACACTACTTACATCCAAGTAGTTTGAAAGAGGTTCGGGGATAGGACCAGATCCAATGTATCTCAGTCTCACTTGTTGCAGATGAGTGCCTACTTCTCGGAGGGTATTTTTTGGAGAAGTTCCTTTTATCAAGGGAACCCTGTAAAGTTAGTTTTTGAAGAGCCAGATATAATAAATTGGCTATCCCATAGTTATGAGAATTGGGCATGTACAATTAACGAACTTCATAGTTTTTACCTTATTAAATCACAATTAATTACCGCACTCAGACAAATCACTAGCATAAACCGCAAAGGAACCATGGTGATGAAGCACCTTTTCCTCGCTCTAGGCCCGTTTAATTTAGCTGGGAGACtggaaattcaataaaataatcacAAATAAAACATCCAACTATACGATAACGAATTAATcgcaattttataatataaatagctaaaaaaattaaccttcAACATCAACTCTTCGACAATGATTAAcagaatttaataacaaatgcAACTGTCATAACGAAAAACATACTTTCTGTTACGTCACGAAGACACGTCAGAAAAGCCCTTTTCACTATTTTTgcattcaatttttcaaatttgaacattactACAATTTTACCTCCTAGTCTAATCTTTTCTTtcttatgtaataaaaatgcctttttttacattctatctatattaatatattatatatgtatattaataaacagTAACTACAATTTTGCCCTCGGCAGCCATATTGATTTAACTGGAAACAAATGACTGTAAATAAAAAGACAGTTTTGACACTTTATCTGTCTCTTTTTCTCTGGCatcttcaaatttcttttaactaTCTCTCTCACTGGCCAAGTATTAGTCTTCTCCCAGTCCAAAAGAAGATGTCGTAagtattttcatattcatcttgcattatttaaacaatccaatattaaaataattaaaaacaacaaGTTTAATCAATTGTGTCTTATACCCATAAAATCTTGaccaatattttttaccattttatccCGAATTCAGGTCCAAAGTATCCAGAGACACGCTCTACGAGTGTGTAAATGCGGTCATCAATAAGTCCAAAGAGAAGAAACGCAATTTTTTGGAAACAGTGGAGATCCAGATTGGCTTGAAGAACTATGATCCCCAGAAGGACAAGCGTTTTAGCGGCACCGTCAAGTATGTTACCTGATTCTGGtcaatttaaagttattaaaatgacaaaattatatttctgaGCTTTAAATTGTTCTTTGGATCAGGAAGCCAATATTGGCGGACCTATACCCAGGGTCTTAAAATAACTGGGCAGATATTACTCAGATTTATCTGAGTGTATCGacttttcaagtaattttacTGAGCTTTATTGTTGGTGAGTTTTTAGGAATGTATATGGGATCAACATGTGTTGATAGCGATATctcgaaatttt of the Euwallacea similis isolate ESF13 chromosome 8, ESF131.1, whole genome shotgun sequence genome contains:
- the LOC136410295 gene encoding PHD and RING finger domain-containing protein 1 isoform X1, which encodes MSGDENDMVGRKRKRRPGKMDSSASSSSTSSGSPFGSSSSNVRRRKVNLFRDSTESESSEESDVVVKRKKVGKVDSDSDFSSDNDSSPIIPRRRIFHAHLNLSKSDDSDESDSSVSDVIVPRRLGNSVPLLLSEQEDESDQWVIGDDGSDSEPRCCYDHRLKEAGKGQQCGPIEPNTSILTEEKNIDSDSSEGNSEKCPICLISFRLQEVGIPENCEHKFCLECIEEWSKNMNTCPVDRKEYNSITVRKCLNGKVLREIPIQKPERQEDPIIIEDPTFCEICGSSEDEDRLLLCDGCDLGFHLYCLNPPLDEVPEGAWYCNLCGPEVNHTIDFDEVAALMDDADELLEGIPFELLHARRTSRRLVPRTRQSELVRRRVENNRNQRRQLQPQDENTPSTSNGRVSSTKVSSTTKKRRKSKKRVSKPRYKTVWVLNELGEAVPVKKARVRKTRKRRKRTKTEKSVKRRLASQLGICASQQSVQSFPDVTISSAANLGHRRFQAGIPSLDIHGTMNRLDYFSQSEDEGISNENDVGGVHTLLARRPVNSTDVLRRISRRKAAVINIPTVSSSTDILDSIMNSQEKLLSRNSVISVVDSSGKIIIEDKKLLNNNNPSKPDFNSYSVKETPWHGRNYNSGYRQNNRSNWSNNRNNWQQNNSNQNNYPQRQGSNFFGQSSSNYREQQFQNDIPQDYTQRTLCEAELLHEDENDVKSENNTPEAEVDVYGDIENVSTSRVEEDYRPPTPPPAVQTSNTDEDNDSESGMVIDTDRGVDDPVSSTVRLDQPTYSPGQPTDSPDMSQYSPGDPTNSPGDGHLVEEAQSEVIPEYDQMEELKSGFDELQKDFTSGVKEFQMNINTANEGLSSENNTDTESLEDSVENEVVEPREELLESQAELIITPAEKAQDDDEDSNDGCPNFSIYSRQSKSVALTTDISLPPEPEDPITDESSSLPPINHSVTVEKTGSDPRLNKKHTSWNLGGLYSDSEDESVVKKSQTYGISDIKDMTEDIESEEERSYTPVLDEKPKEVFEGLDTELISDDDRNDFDESHNELKTASDGDALEINAKESEIEFTRPEDFEEGEIVDKNKEKVEQAPSPESTTPEKKTTKKDKDEEKEKKGEKDGKKKKKQEKEAIVETGANKENVIKEASFKKLTKSNKERNYRDKDKTKESLRSRSKTPETSGKKEESKKKREKRKELERYNVRAIIAEKPRHPVKDQFGRDLRKSATKSRSRSYTPPLVEKPPTKCTPSPIRAPSPTPRKRSLSRGRTPPRGQSVVLEQRSKSRDKASKRKRRSRSRSRPRTKKRRRSASRSNRRKKSKEKGKKRRRSISRTKRHQSRSVSPRRSRREWTPSLSRSITPPVHHASPSWTPPRSEDVLRNQNLTVIVNNEAAKKKKEKRNKDKRRKDDSPSRRRRRERERTPPPSKEVFASGDNILVSVSFNNENESRDVSTRESRKRKEASASEQQKKSKERRNKNKKDLSGVKPVAIIDLERSPFQEIVSSPKDVIVLSDSDNNETDTRHAEGNVCDSSQQVASPEETPNYSMGPKTPPEPSVKFSLLPKPQQIRAINNPLHDPLEVVEEETQDDLNQHKGPNTPSEEPPTSPPSSPDAYDPFEPTKSPTPEPRGGDSGEQQNNQSTLDPEKGGQTPDIIKSLTPPMPDIQPADSQSSIQEISESKSPDLATQPSGQQTLISKPVAQTVPFSPVQSTLASVVPVSTTVTISRVNILSSAMISPVKPNPVKIPPTKAAIKSLPVKPMQSKSSKKKQQNGNSLDEVNLDFDSPYSPGSSDYDDLFEPPSEPASVAKSKSSKKGAGSGKKASSAFDTLFGSPSFSKKTSKKGGKKDGSSTKTKHVGVKVDEDNLKILEDMPNSAVEMQVKDKFLKKLNRQERVVEEVKLVLKPFYNKKKITKEEYKDIMRRAVPKICHNKTGEINPIKIRTLIEAYVKKIKHSKKVTSSSSLPQKVA